The window TGCCGTGATACACACTCTTCTGTCCATCGAAATGGAATTCAGTCTTTGTTAATGCTTTCATTGTTTTTATGTTTATAGAGTCCTATCTCTTGTTAGCCTTATCGTGTGCTTCGTATGCGTTCACGATACGCGTAACCAATTTGTGTCTTACAATGTCTTTTTTGTCAAGATGGATGACCGATATATCATCCACGCCGCTTAGAATAGAAAGAGCTTCTTTTAATCCACTCTTTTCAGCATGTGGGAGGTCTATCTGTGTAAGGTCACCCGTAATTACCATCTTTGTGTTCCAGCCCATACGCGTTAAGAACATACGGATTTGTGCTGGTGTCGTATTCTGTGCTTCATCGAGGATTACTACTGCATCACTCAGAGTTCGTCCTCGCATGAATGCCAATGGAGCAATCTGAATGATATGCTTATCCATCATGTCTTGTAGCTTGACAGCAGGAATCATGTCCTCTAAAGCATCATAAAGAGGTTGCAGATAGGGGTCAATCTTATCCTTCATGTCACCCGGAAGGAAACCAAGTTTCTCTCCCGCTTCTACAGCTGGACGTGAAAGGATAATCTTCTTTGCGGCCTTCTCTTTGAGAGCCTTTACTGCCAAGGCAATACTTAGGTAAGTCTTACCTGTTCCAGCTGGTCCAACTGCAAATATCATATCATTTTTCTCGAAGGCATCAATCAGTTGCTGCTGATGCTCCGAACGACCTTTGATTGGTCTGCCTGATACAGAATAAACAAGGACGTCCTTTACCGCATCAGCTTTGGTCTTACGACCTTTCACGATATCAAGGATGTCCTCTTCTGTAATGGTGTTATACCGCTCCACATGCTTACGCATGGTTTCAATGTCTTCTTCAATCTTTACCATCTCCTCTTCATCACCTAAGATGCGGATAACGTTGTCTCTTGCAACAATCCTCAGCTTAGGGAAGAGCGACTTTATCATCTGAAGGTGGACATTGCCAACCCCATAGAAGACCACTGGGTCTATATCTTCAAGAACTATATGCTTTTCTATCAATTTCTTCTACTTTATATTTGTTCGCAAAGTTACTATAAAATAATGATACTTACAAATTATTCTTAATTCATAATTCGCAATCAGCAAAAACTTATTACCTTTGTATCAATGAAACAAAAAAAGAAGATAACAAAGAATCGATTTTTATTGGGCTTCATTGCTATAACTTTTCTTTTAGCCATCATAAGGTTACTATTTCCGTCTATTGCACATGATAGGATGAAAGTATTATCTAATGTTGATGGTAATAGTATTCGTGCCATGGAAAAAGTTGATTCTGCTAAGATTAAAGCTCAATCAACTCCAAGTAATATTAAGATGTCTCATTTCTTTAAATCAGATGGTTCACAGAAAAAAAATAGAATCATTGGTGTAAGAGATTATGAGGAGAGCTTTCCGGACTCACAGCCACAACAGCTTGAGGCTGCCTTGCGCTATGGTGTAAAGGCTGTTGTTGATCGTACTGATGCTGAGAAACGTAAGAATGAGTTGGTATATGTTGGTAGTAGCCCATATTATAATATGAAGAAGCTGAATAGTAGCATACCATACCTTGTTCCACGTGCTGCTATCTTGCTTCAGGATATTGCTCGTAACTTTATGGATAGCTTGCAGACAAAGGGAGTGCCTATTAATAAAATCTTAGTATCAAGCGTATTGAGAACAAAGGAAGATGTTGAAAAACTTCGTCGGTACAATCATAATGCAACAGAAAATAGCTGTCACCTCTATGGTACAACCTTTGATATAGCTTATAACAAGTATGCTTCGGTTACTCGCTCTGTGTCAAACGATACACTTAAATGGGTGTTAAGTGAGGTACTGAACGACTTACGTTCGCAAGGACGATGCCTCATTAAGCATGAAAAACGTCAAGGCTGTTTTCATATTACAGTAAGATGATTTAGCTTTGACGGCTATCATGCTTTGAAACGAATTGTAGATAAGCCGTATTGATATTAAGAAATAATCGTTGTAGCTTTAATATAATCATCAGATTATTTGGCTATTAGAAAAAAAAGAAGTAATTTTGCAGTCGCTGTCACGAGATGGCAGCATTAAATTCAAACCTTTAAAATATTTATTAAAGAATTATGGCAACAAAAATCAGATTGCAGCGCGGTGGTCGTAAGAACTATGCTTTCTACAGCATCGTAATCGCTGACGCTCGTGCACCACGTGATGGTAAGTTTACTGAGAAGATTGGTACTTATAACCCTAATACCAATCCAGCCACAGTAGATTTGAATTTTGATCGTGCTCTTTACTGGGTTGAGACTGGTGCTCAGCCAACAGACACTGCTCGTAACATCCTTAAGGGTGAGGGCGTTTACTTGATGAAGCACCTCCGTGGTGGTGTTAAGAAGGGCGCATTCGATGAGGCTGCATGTCAGCAGAAGTTTGACGCTTGGAAGCAGGCTAAGGATGCAGCTACAGAGGCTGTAGAGAAGAAGGTAACCGATGCGAAGAAGGCTGCTGCTGCTCAGAACCTTGAGGCTGAGAAGAAGGTTAAAGAGGCTATTGCTAAGAAGGTTGCAGACAAGAAGGCTGCTACCGTTGCAGCACAGGCTGAGGTAGCTCAGGCTGCTGAGGATACAACTTCTGAGGCTCCTGCAGAGGAGACTCCAGCAGAGGCATAACCCTCGCTCACAATTAAAGCATAAGTCCATAGACTCTTTAAGAGTTTATGGACTTTTTGTTTGTGATAGATTCAAAATGTGTTACATTATGGTAAGCTTTCCCATATAAGTAAGTCATTATAGCCTTACTATCTTAATAAAGGCAATAATGTTTGAATTTTTCACATATCGATTTTGTAATTACCCCAAAATAGCTTGCATATAACGCTCAATAGGCTTGCAAAAGATGTCTTTTAGAGGTCTTATTAACGCCCTTTTGAAGTCCAATTAAGGACCTTTTCTTGTATGATTTCATAACTAATTGATTTAATGTAGGTTGTAAGCTTGCTTTTTACACATGTTTTCCCATTTTATTTTTAGTTTTTACAAGAATTTATGTAATGATATTTCAGCATCTTATCTGCCAACTTTCAATGTGTTAAAATGAAAAGGTTCTCTGTGTTAGAGGATGAATAAATAGACAGTCTTAGCTATCTTTTTGTTTAATGAATACCTTTGGTTCTTCCATTAAAACTATACAAACAGTGCTACGCATTTAATGGAAGAGCCCTTTCAATCTACCTATACATACTCTTCTCCTTGTAAGAAGGCGCGTTTTACAATAGGTGTTGTATAAGCGTATGGGATAAATTCAATAGATGGAATTTTATCTGTAATGAAGAAGTTGGCAACTTTTCCACGTGTGATGGAACCATACTCTTTACTTAATCCCATTGCACATGCTCCATTCAAGGTTGCTGCATTGATAGCTTCGGCTGGCATTAAGCGCATCTTGATACAACCAAGCGAAACGATAAACTTCATATCTCCTGATGGGGTAGAACCTGGGTTGTAGTCACTTGCAAGCGTAAGTGGCAGTCCTTTGTCTATCATCTTTCGTCCTAAGGCAAAAGGTAAGTTGAGGAAGAAGGAGGTTCCTGGAAGTGCAGTCGGCATGGTTTCGCTGTTTTTTAGAATCTCTATCTCTTCTTCAGTCATACTCTCTAAGTGGTCAACTGATAGTGCGTTATGCTCTACACCAACCTCAACACCACCAGATGATTCCAATTCGTCAGCATGAATCTTTGGTCGCATACCATATTCTGCACCAGCTTTAAGAATGCGCGCAGTCTCTTCTGGTGTGAAGAATCCTGTATCACAGAAGACATCAATGAACTCAGCCAATTTCTCTGTACCCACAGCTGGTATCATTTCGTTGATAATCAAATCAACGTATGCATCTTGTCTGCCTTTATATTCACGTGGAACAGCATGGGCACCGAGGAATGTTGCTACGACTTTCAGGCGTGTTGTCTCTTTGACACGACGGATAACACGAAGCATTTTCAATTCGTCTTCCGTATTCAGTCCATAACCGCTCTTTATCTCCACACAGCCAGTTCCTTTCCTAATAATCTCATCAACACGCTTCATAGCTTGCTGATAGAGTTCGTCTTCACTCATTTCATGAAGACGATCTGCAGAGTTGAGGATGCCACCCCCACGCTTTGCAATTTCCGCATAGCTGAGTCCACGAATCTTGTCAACAAACTCTTGCTCTCGGCTACCGGCAAAGACAATGTGTGTATGAGAGTCACACCATGAAGGAAGAATAGTTCCTCCTTCTGCATCAACAATCTCCTCGTTTCCAGAAGTTGGTGGACAATCACTCATCTTACCATAATCAGCAAAGCGTCCATCTTCTATTATAAGGTAAGCATCTGGCAGTGTGTTTAGTATTGCCATCTCTTTACCTTTGAGACATAGCTTGCCATCGTGGCCTATACCAGCAAGTAAACCGATGTTTTTTATTATTAGTCTTTTCATTTCAAGTCTTTTCCCTAATCGATGAAAGTATGAAAATAATAGATATTAAATAGAAAGAGGTTGCACCAGAATTGTTACCAATCTTGATACAACCCCTTTATGACTTACTTATTTACGTAAGAATTCAACTGACTTGGCAATGTGAGGTGCCATAAACTCGTCTGTGTCGATGAAAGGAACGTTCTCACGATAAGCCTTGTGGATAGCTTCAATCGTAGGCGAAGACTTCAGCGGACGACGGAATTCAAGTGCTTGTGCAGCATTGAAGAGTTCGATAGCAAGTACACGCTCTGTGTTTAATACTACTTGATAGAGCTTCGTTGCTGCATTGGCTCCCATACTAACATGGTCTTCTTGTCCTTGTGAAGATGGAATACTGTCGACAGATGCTGGAGTACAATAAGTCTTACTCTGACTAACGATAGATGCTGCTGTGTACTGTGGAATCATAAAACCACTGTTTACACCAGGCTTAGCCACGAGGAAACTTGGTAGGTTACGAGTACCAGACACGAGCTTATAGATACGACGCTCAGAGATGTTACTCAATTCGCATAGTGCAATAGCAAGGAAGTCCATTGGCTGTGCGATAGGTTCTCCGTGGAAGTTGCCTGCCGAGATAACGAGGTCTTCATCAGGACAAACGGTCGGATTATCCGTAGCTGCATTCACTTCAATGTCTACAACAGACTTTACATAGGCAATGGTATCCTTTGATGCACCATGTACCTGTGGCATACAGCGGAATGAATATGGGTCTTGTACGTTGACCTTAGGCTGTTTGATAAGCTCACTACCTTCCAGCAATTCTCTTATTCGTGCTGCAGTGTCAATCTGTCCCTTGTGATGACGAACAGCGTGAACAGCATGTGTGAATGGTTCAATACGTCCATCGTAAGCTTCAAGAGACATTGTACCAATGACATCAGCCCACTCGCTCAATCGTTCACTTTGCAGGAGTGCCCATACAGCAAAGGCATTCATGTTTTGAGTTCCATTGAGTAGAGCAAGACCTTCCTTAGAAACGAGTTCGATAGTGTCCCATTTCATCTTCTTCAAGATGTCTGCACCGGAATAGATTTTTCCTTTGTATTCAACTTCACCCATGCCAATAAGTGGCAAACAAAGGTGAGCCAAAGGGACGAGATCGCCCGATGCGCCCAAAGAGCCTTGTGTGTATACAATAGGATAGATGTCGTTGTTGAAGAAGTCTATCAGTCGTTCAACGGTTTTCAACTGGCAAGCAGAGTAACCGTAGCTGAGTGACTGAATCTTGAGTAGCAACATTATCTTTACAATATCATTAGGAACACGATCACCCACACCACAAGCGTGAGACATTACGAGGTTTTTCTGCAACTGTGATAAGCTATCCTTGTCAATAGATATCTTACAGAGAGAACCGAAACCAGTTGTAACACCATAGATAGGTGTTTCTGATTCTTTAATCTTATTATCGAGATACTCTCTACAACGGATAATGCGTTGACGTGCATCTTCAGAAAGTTCAAGTTTTGTGCCGTTCTTGATTATCTCGCCAATCTGCTCAATAGACAGATGCTCGGCACTAATCTGATGAATTTTGTTCATAGTTTTACGGATTAGTATAATAGATTTAATTGATTAAAAAGCAGTGTTGATAACGTCATCATCAACGAAGTTAGGAAGGGTAACACATAGTCCTGGTGTGCGCTCCATCTCTCTTCGGATGGCGTCAATAGAACCAGTGTTGCGTGCCCAACTACGGCGTGCAATACCATTGTTCACATCCCAAAGGAGCATCTGACGGATATGACGATCTGAGTCCTCGCTACCATCAATCACCATACCGAAGCCACCATTGATGACTTCTCCCCAGCCAACACCGCCACCATTGTGGATGGATACCCATGTTGCTCCACGGAAAGAGTCACCAATAACATTCTGTACAGCCATATCAGCACAGAACTGTGAACCATCATATATGTTAGATGTCTCACGGAAAGGAGAGTCTGTTCCCGATACATCATGGTGGTCACGACCAAGGACGATAGGACGAGAAATTTCTCCCTTACGTATAGCTTCATTGAAAGCTAAGGCAATCTTCGTTCGGCCTTCTGAGTCAGCATAAAGGATGCGAGCCTGTGAACCAACAACCAAATGATTCTTTCCTGCCTCTTTAATCCAATGGATATTGTCATCAAGTTGGCCGATAATATCTGGCGTAGCAGTCTTGCGTATTTCCTCTAATACCTCTGTTGCAATACGGTCGGATGTTTCCAAATCCTTTGGATCACCAGAAGAACAAACCCAACGGAATGGTCCAAAGCCATAATCGAAGAACATTGGTCCCATAATATCTTGTACATAAGATGGATAACGGAACTTACCATCTGTCTTCATGATGTCTGCTCCTGCACGGCTTGACTCTAAGAGGAAAGCATTACCATAATCAAAGAAGTACATACCCTTATCTGTCAGCTTGTTAATAGCAGCAACCTGACGGCGTAAAGACTCCTGAACCTTTTCCTTGAAGAGTTGTGGCTCTTCAGCCATCATACGCTTAGACTCTTCCAATGAAACGCCAACAGGATAATAGCCTCCTGCCCATGGGTTGTGTAGAGAAGTCTGATCACTTCCGAGGTCAACGTGTATGTTCTCTGCTGCCAAACGTTCCCAAAGGTCAACAACATTGCCCACGTAAGCCATAGAAACTGTGCGCTTCTCTTCAACAGCCTTCAATGCTGCAGGAATTAGTTCATCGAGCGAAGTATGTAGTTCGTCAACCCAACCTTGATCATAACGCTTCTGTGCTGCTAATGGGTTAATTTCTGCTGTAATACTTACTACCCCAGCTATGTTACCAGCCTTAGGTTGAGCACCAGACATACCGCCTAAGCCAGAAGTAACGAAGAGCATACCTTTGATACTTGTCTCTCCAGCCTTCAATCGTTTACGGGCTGCATTTAGAACGGTGATAGTTGTGCCATGAACGATACCCTGTGGACCGATATACATATAGGAACCAGCGGTCATCTGTCCATACTGACTTACACCCAAGGCATTATCTCGTTCCCAATCATCAGGCTTAGAATAGTTAGGTATAACCATACCATTCGTTACCACTACACGTGGAGCATTCTTATGAGAAGGGAAGAGCCCGAGCGGATGACCAGAATACATCACCAATGTTTGTTCATCGGTCATCTCACTCAAATACTTCATTACCAGTCGATATTGTGCCCAGTTCTGGAAGACGGCACCATTACCACCGTATGTAATCAGCTCATGAGGATGTTGTGCAACAGCCTTGTCAAGGTTGTTCTGAATCATCATCATGATGGCTGCCGCCTGTTTAGAGTTATGAGGATATTCGTCGATAGGACGCGCATACATCTCATAAGTAGGGCGGAAACGGTACATATAGATACGACCATATTGGCGTAATTCCTCAGCAAACTCTGGTGCTAACGTTGCATGGAACTTCTTAGGGAAGTAACGTAAGGCATTACGTAGCGCAAGTTTCTTCTCTTCTTGTGTGAGAATGTCCTTACGTTTTGGTGCGTGATTGATAGAAGGGTCGTATGCTTGTGGCTCAGGTAGCGTGTCGGCTATACCTGTGCGAATGTCTTTTATAAATTCTTCTTTTGTCATAGTTACTTAGTAGATTTATTTGGGGTTGTAGTTATTTGATTTGCTTTCAAGCGTAAAGTGAAATTGTTAAAGCATATAACTGTTTAGCTATCATTATATATCTATTATCTTAGAGATAGTTTAATCGGGCAAGCAAGGTATGCTTGCCCAATTTATTGACATATAATTAACTTCGTTGTGGGATAGCTACAGTGTTATTTATTTCCTTGTTTATAAGGAATATAACTCTTATAATATAAAGAAAAACATTATAGTTTAGCCTCAACTATCTTCATTATCTCTGCCTCAGCTTCATTAGCTTGAGCAATCAACTTGTTTGCCTCGGCAACTAAATGTTCTGCTTTTTCTTTGTCTTTCAAGCCAGAAGCATTAATCTTCACATTCAGCCCTGCGCCGAGTACAGCAGCACGAGCTGCCAATACACCAACACCAGCATCTGAAACACTGTTAGGATTACCTTCTTCTGCCATTGCACGGCAAAGTTCAAATACTTTGTATGAAGCCTTCATTGTATGCAATGGAACTTCTGTTGCGAAAAGTGTTGCTTCTTGTATTGCCTGAGAGCGTGCTGCCTTTTCCTCGTCAGTACCCTTAGGAAGACCGAAGGCAGACATGATACGATTGAAAGCTTCTGTGTCTTCATCAACGAGTACCATTAGTTCTGCTTGTATTGCCTGACCTTTTTCTGCCCAATTGCTAAACTCTTCCCAACGTGCATCCCAACCTGCTTTATGGCTGGAGAGGTTGGCTACCATCGTACCTAAGGCTGCACCTAATGCACCCATATAAGCAGAGATAGTACCACCTCCAGGTGCTGGAGATTCACGTGAAGTCTCATTGGCAAACTCTTTGACAGTCAAGTCAATGAGTTTTGGTGTCTTATTAGCATCTTCCAGTAAGTATTCAATAACTTTCTCACGTGGATTAAAAGGCTTCAAATCATCTAACCCCATTGACATAATGGCAATCTTGATGATGTCTTCTTCTGGAATACCTGTTGAACGTTGCTGCTTCTTTAGGAAATAAGTTCCAGCCTCAAGGAGCGTACGCTTAGGAATAAGACCAACTATTTCAGTACCAGTCACGCGTATTCCTCGGGTCTGTGCACAGCGACAAACCTCATCAAAGGCAACATGAAGAGGAGTAACGTTAATGTCAGTTATATTCATTGACACCTGTGCAATTCCATATTCATCAATGAACCAGCCAATAGCCTTTGTAGCTTTCAACGTACCGGGTTGCATGATGACCTCGCCCTTTTCGTTCTTCATTGGCTTACCGACAGGCGAACCACCTTCACGCATTGGACGCCCCTTTTCTCTTACATCAAATGCTATTGCATTGGCACGACGTGTAGAGGTTGTGTTGAGGTTGAAGTTTGTTGCTATCAAGAAATCGCGTGCACCGACAGCTGTACAGCCTGTTCGTGCTAACTGCTCATCCCATTCACGTGCACCATAATCAGGTGCCTCTGCTGCTTCTGACATACGCTGTGGAAGTCCTTCGTACTCTCCCTTACGGCAAATAGCAAGATTCTTGCGTTCAGGAGTCTTGGCAGCAGCTTCATAGCAGTAGCAAGGAACCTGTAACTCGTTAGCGATTCGCTCAGCCAGCTGACGTGCCAATGCTGCACATTCCTCCAAAGTGATGCCAGCCACAGGGATAAGTGGGCAAACATCCGTTGCACCCATACGAGGGTGAGCACCATGATGCTGTCGCATATCAATAAGCTGTGCTGCCTTTTTTACGCAGCGGAAAGCAGCCTCAACAACTACTGATGGTTCGCCAACGAAGGTTACAACCGTGCGATTAGTTGCTTCTCCTGGGTCAACATCCAGTAATTTAACACCTTTAACGCGTTCTACTTCATCAGTAATCTGTTTGATTACATCTTTGTTTCGTCCTTCACTAAAATTAGGAACACACTCGATGATTTGTTTTTCTCGTGCCATATATAATTAATATAGATTTAAACAATGATTGTTTAGGGTTTCGAGTGTAAAAATACAAATTAGTTTTTGTAAATCAAAACTTTTAATGCAAAACTATTTAAACAAACTTTAGATACCATCATTTGACAAAGTAATGGAAGATAATCGTATTAGAAATAGGTTTATAAAAACAGTTATTAGGCATAGAAATAGGAGAGATTAGAAGGTGAAAAATGGTTTTTTCTAAAATATAGAGTGATAAAAAGCCATTATATAATAAGGTACACAGAGCGATTCTAAGTTTCTTGCTGAAAGCTTAGAATCGCTCTATGTGATATTTCTTAAAACTCTAAACGTATGTAGTAAACTTTATTACTCCTGCAAACTCCTGAATGCTCTTTTTGTTCGATTTTTTCACATATTATTTTTTCAAAGACCACCAAACGGCTTGCAACTAACGCCCAATTGGCTTGCAAAAGATGCCCTTTTGAGGCCTTACTAACGCCCTTTTGAAACCTTACTAAGCACCTTTTAAAAACCATCTTTGCAACTGTTTGGTAACAAGTAACTTACGTGTGTGTTAAAATAACTTGCTCTTAAGCTATTTTCCCACCTTTTCTTTGGTTGTTTTGTCAATATATTTCTTTCCTTTTTGGTATAAATCTCACACAGAGCAACAGAGGTACCAATGGCGTAGAGAGTAGAGGAGTATAATCGCAATGTTTATCGGAAGAAAACAAAAGAGTTATTCTTTTAGCCAAAACTATCGTCCTTCGTCTACGATAGGATATAGTTCAACAAACTCTCCTTGGTGCTTTTTGCCATCATTTATGACCTCTGCTATTTTCTCACTGACAACATCTATCGAGTGAGAACCAGGTCCTGTATAATGATTATTCAAGTCGGTAGTTGTTGCACCAGGGTGAATATTGAAAATCTCAACAGGTATATTGTTCTTTTCAAACTCCATAGCCATAATGCTTGTCATTGCATTCTGTGCTGCTTTGCTGGCGACGTAAGCCATCGGGTGCCAGTAAGGACTCACATCAGACGGTACGGTTATGTTCACAATTCGTCCTTTGTTTGCAGAGAGTAATGGGATAAGTGCCTTTGTCAAGCAGAATGTTCCGACGTAATTCACTTGTACGGTGTCTGTTACATCTTGCAACTCTGATTCATAGCTTGCTACTTCCATATCGCCAGGAATACCAGCATTGTTTACCAATAGTTCCAAGTCATGATATTTCTCTTTTACTTCTTTTGCAGTTTCCTCCAAAGAAGCATTGTCTGATAGATTGACGTATTGCCAGCCAATTACGTCAACTCCCTCTGCTTTCAATGATTTCATCGCCTCCTCGGCACGCTCACTATTCCGCGCACCAACGATTACCTGCCAGCCACTTTTGCCTAAAAACTTACAGATGCCATAGCCAATACCTTTGTTAGCACCTGTTACCAATACTTTTGCCATATTTGTTTTTCTATGTTTATCAGTGTGATATATTTGCTTGCAAAGATACATTATTTTATTGAGAGAATTATCTTTAATGTTGAGATATAATTACATAAAAGACTTTATTCTGTATATAATTATAATGTGTGTGTTCCTTGCTTGAGTCATCATATATCAATCTCTCTCTTCTATATAGTTTTTTTTACGTACCTTTGCAAAGACAATTTGTCTATATTACAATCAATAAAAGAGATTATTTAATGAAGTTAATTAAATCTATGTTCCTTGCTATGATGGCGGGATTGTTGCTTTCTTCTTGTATTAAGGAAGAAGCTTTAAATGCGGAAGCAGATATTACAGATGTAACGGTTGATGGAACTACGCTGGTTCGTAAGCCTGTTATCACGAATAATGAAGTACTCTTCTATGTTAATGGTTGGGAAGATTTAACCAACTTAGCACCGAAATTCAATGTTACTGAAGGTGCAAAGATAGTACCTGAAAGTGGTACGGCATTAGACTTTACACAGCCTCAAAGCTATACCGTGACCTCACAAGACGGTCAGTGGAAGAAGACTTATAAAGTGTCATTTGTAAGTAATGATATTGCTACTGATTTTCATTTTGAAACGCTTAAGGTTGATTCTACCAGTAAGTATCATACTTTCGTTGATAAGACTGCTGATGGTAACCTTGCAGAGTGGGGCAGTGGTAACTCTGGTGTGTCATTCCTTATGGGTGATAGTAAGGCAACTGAATACCCAACAAGTCAAGCAGAAAATGGTTATGTGGGTAAGTGTCTGAAGCTGACAACCGTTAGCACGGGTTTCCTTGGAGCTATGTTTGGTGCGCCGATAGCTGCAGGTAACCTCTTTACAGGTGACTTCCAGATTGATATGGGTAATCCTGCAAAGTCAACTCACTTTGGTCGTCCATTCTACAAGATACCAAAGGAATTGATTGGTTATTATAAGTACAAGGCTGGCGAGAAGTTCCAAGATAAGGATAAAAAGGAGATTAAGGATCGTAAGGATAGCCTTGCTATATATGCTGTGTTCTTTGAAACTGGCGATGGTGTAGAATATCTTGATGGTACTAATTCACTGACAAGTGATCGTATTGTCCTTCTTGCACAGCTCAAGAATGCTAAGGAAACAGAAGAATGGACACGTTTCTCTATCTCATTCGAGCCTGTAGCAGGTCGTACTATAGACAGTGAGAAGTTGAAGAATGGTAGGTATAGCCTTGCTATCATCATGTCGTCAAGTAAGGATGGTGCTTTTTTCAATGGTGCTGTGGGTAGTACGCTCTATGTGGATGAGTTGAAGTTGTACTCTGAGTAATAGTGGTTTGGAGTTAACAACTAACGAGTTTAATAGTTTAAGAGTTGACACAAAGATATTAAAGATAAAATAAAACAAATGAGACAACATATTATAGCAGTTGCAATTGCGGCTATGAGTTGCACAGTGACAGTTTTTGCACAAACAGATCGTACCTCGGTACTGAGTGTTGCAGAGCATAATGGATGGGAATATGAGGTGAAGGCTGGTGTAAACATTGGTGGTGCCTCTCCTCTCCCTATGCCTGTTGAAATCAGAGAGATTAGTAGTTATAGTCCAAAATTCAACGGAACGCTGGAGGGAACAGTCACTAAATGGCTTGGTAAGGAGCAGAAATGGGGTGTTTCTACAGGTTTGAAGTTTGAAGAAAAGGGTATGATTACTGGTGCAAACGTGAAGAACTACAGCATGGAGATTCTCAATGATGGTAGTCGTGTGGAAGGTTATTGGACGGGTTATGTAAAGACAAACTATAATACAACCCTCCTCACTGTTCCTGTTATGGCAAACTATCGTTTCAATGATCGCTGGAAGGTGCGTGCAGGGCTTTACTCTGCTATCAAGTTAGATGGTCAGTTTACGGGTAACGTGAGTGATGGTTATCTTCGTGAAGGTACTCCAGTGGGTGAGAAACTTACCTTTGCGGATGGCAATACAGCGTCATACGATTTCTCTTCTAATCTCCGTCACTTCCAATGGGGTGGTCAGTTGGGTGCAACATGGCGTGCTTTCAATCACTTCACAGTTAATGCTGACCTTACATGGGCATTTAATAACATCTTTGAAAGTGATTTTAAGACGATTAGTTTCGGACTTTATCCAATCTATCTTAACCTCGGATTTGGATATCGTTTTTAGTGTTCTAAATAGG of the Prevotella melaninogenica genome contains:
- the hutH gene encoding histidine ammonia-lyase; protein product: MNKIHQISAEHLSIEQIGEIIKNGTKLELSEDARQRIIRCREYLDNKIKESETPIYGVTTGFGSLCKISIDKDSLSQLQKNLVMSHACGVGDRVPNDIVKIMLLLKIQSLSYGYSACQLKTVERLIDFFNNDIYPIVYTQGSLGASGDLVPLAHLCLPLIGMGEVEYKGKIYSGADILKKMKWDTIELVSKEGLALLNGTQNMNAFAVWALLQSERLSEWADVIGTMSLEAYDGRIEPFTHAVHAVRHHKGQIDTAARIRELLEGSELIKQPKVNVQDPYSFRCMPQVHGASKDTIAYVKSVVDIEVNAATDNPTVCPDEDLVISAGNFHGEPIAQPMDFLAIALCELSNISERRIYKLVSGTRNLPSFLVAKPGVNSGFMIPQYTAASIVSQSKTYCTPASVDSIPSSQGQEDHVSMGANAATKLYQVVLNTERVLAIELFNAAQALEFRRPLKSSPTIEAIHKAYRENVPFIDTDEFMAPHIAKSVEFLRK
- the hutI gene encoding imidazolonepropionase; translation: MKRLIIKNIGLLAGIGHDGKLCLKGKEMAILNTLPDAYLIIEDGRFADYGKMSDCPPTSGNEEIVDAEGGTILPSWCDSHTHIVFAGSREQEFVDKIRGLSYAEIAKRGGGILNSADRLHEMSEDELYQQAMKRVDEIIRKGTGCVEIKSGYGLNTEDELKMLRVIRRVKETTRLKVVATFLGAHAVPREYKGRQDAYVDLIINEMIPAVGTEKLAEFIDVFCDTGFFTPEETARILKAGAEYGMRPKIHADELESSGGVEVGVEHNALSVDHLESMTEEEIEILKNSETMPTALPGTSFFLNLPFALGRKMIDKGLPLTLASDYNPGSTPSGDMKFIVSLGCIKMRLMPAEAINAATLNGACAMGLSKEYGSITRGKVANFFITDKIPSIEFIPYAYTTPIVKRAFLQGEEYV
- a CDS encoding DUF5715 family protein, translating into MKQKKKITKNRFLLGFIAITFLLAIIRLLFPSIAHDRMKVLSNVDGNSIRAMEKVDSAKIKAQSTPSNIKMSHFFKSDGSQKKNRIIGVRDYEESFPDSQPQQLEAALRYGVKAVVDRTDAEKRKNELVYVGSSPYYNMKKLNSSIPYLVPRAAILLQDIARNFMDSLQTKGVPINKILVSSVLRTKEDVEKLRRYNHNATENSCHLYGTTFDIAYNKYASVTRSVSNDTLKWVLSEVLNDLRSQGRCLIKHEKRQGCFHITVR
- a CDS encoding 30S ribosomal protein S16 translates to MATKIRLQRGGRKNYAFYSIVIADARAPRDGKFTEKIGTYNPNTNPATVDLNFDRALYWVETGAQPTDTARNILKGEGVYLMKHLRGGVKKGAFDEAACQQKFDAWKQAKDAATEAVEKKVTDAKKAAAAQNLEAEKKVKEAIAKKVADKKAATVAAQAEVAQAAEDTTSEAPAEETPAEA
- a CDS encoding PhoH family protein gives rise to the protein MIEKHIVLEDIDPVVFYGVGNVHLQMIKSLFPKLRIVARDNVIRILGDEEEMVKIEEDIETMRKHVERYNTITEEDILDIVKGRKTKADAVKDVLVYSVSGRPIKGRSEHQQQLIDAFEKNDMIFAVGPAGTGKTYLSIALAVKALKEKAAKKIILSRPAVEAGEKLGFLPGDMKDKIDPYLQPLYDALEDMIPAVKLQDMMDKHIIQIAPLAFMRGRTLSDAVVILDEAQNTTPAQIRMFLTRMGWNTKMVITGDLTQIDLPHAEKSGLKEALSILSGVDDISVIHLDKKDIVRHKLVTRIVNAYEAHDKANKR